One part of the Candidatus Eisenbacteria bacterium genome encodes these proteins:
- a CDS encoding cold-shock protein has translation MAKGTVKWFNEAKGFGFISQENGEDVFVHFSAIAGEGFKTLAEGDALEFDVTQGPKGLQAANVRKI, from the coding sequence GTGGCTAAGGGCACCGTCAAGTGGTTCAACGAAGCGAAGGGTTTTGGTTTCATCTCCCAGGAGAACGGCGAAGACGTGTTCGTGCATTTCTCCGCCATCGCCGGCGAAGGCTTCAAGACCCTCGCCGAGGGTGACGCGCTGGAATTCGACGTGACGCAGGGCCCCAAGGGGCTGCAGGCGGCGAACGTCCGCAAGATCTAG
- a CDS encoding class I SAM-dependent methyltransferase, with translation MPGPRLDPEEWNRIHDGPADARSQLFRRGLALARDACLEHSRPGEIWADVGCATGHLAIELLRSGRRVVGLDIDLRLLRATRIRAAQGLPLAVADALRLPLRSRSLDGILAVSLLGYLEEPGEFFREAFLALRPGGHLLATCTNRSGMLRRASRPLGPISAGTADGAAGIQLHSAACLERSLQGTGFVLLPHRFYNFYALWGGWAFPPAGLSGALEALCPAPLGRGLARNILFRARKP, from the coding sequence ATGCCGGGGCCCCGCCTCGATCCCGAAGAATGGAACCGCATCCACGACGGGCCCGCGGACGCCCGCTCGCAGCTCTTCCGCCGCGGCCTCGCGCTGGCGCGGGACGCCTGCCTTGAGCACAGCAGGCCGGGCGAGATTTGGGCCGACGTGGGTTGCGCGACGGGACATCTCGCGATCGAGCTCCTGCGCTCGGGCCGGCGGGTGGTGGGACTGGACATTGACCTGCGGTTGCTGCGGGCCACCCGGATCCGGGCCGCGCAGGGCCTGCCCCTCGCCGTGGCCGACGCCCTTCGCCTTCCCCTCCGTTCTCGCAGCCTCGACGGCATCCTCGCCGTTTCGCTGCTTGGCTACCTCGAGGAGCCCGGGGAGTTCTTCCGCGAGGCCTTCCTCGCCCTTCGCCCGGGCGGGCACCTCCTGGCCACGTGCACCAACCGGTCGGGGATGCTGCGGCGCGCGAGCCGTCCGCTGGGGCCCATCTCGGCGGGGACCGCGGACGGAGCGGCCGGCATCCAGCTTCACTCCGCCGCCTGCCTGGAACGGTCGCTGCAGGGCACCGGATTTGTACTTCTCCCCCACCGTTTCTACAATTTCTACGCCCTGTGGGGCGGCTGGGCGTTTCCTCCGGCGGGGCTTTCCGGCGCCCTGGAAGCCCTCTGCCCCGCGCCGCTGGGACGCGGTCTGGCCCGCAACATCCTCTTCCGCGCGCGGAAGCCGTGA
- a CDS encoding OsmC family protein: MGSEAVHKYEVGIAWEGNRGTGTSAYTAYDRSFRVAVAGKPDLAGTADPAFRGDPAVHNPEELLVAAVASCHMLFYLSLCARAGIAVLEYSDAAQGTMQERAAGGGQFTGITLRPRVTVAAGTDLETAEALHVRANELCFIANSCNFPIRHHSEVRVA; the protein is encoded by the coding sequence ATGGGCTCCGAAGCTGTCCACAAGTATGAAGTCGGGATCGCCTGGGAGGGCAACCGGGGCACCGGCACCTCCGCCTACACGGCCTATGACCGCAGCTTTCGCGTGGCGGTCGCCGGCAAGCCCGACCTGGCGGGCACGGCCGATCCCGCGTTTCGCGGCGACCCCGCAGTCCACAACCCCGAGGAACTGCTGGTGGCCGCGGTGGCTTCCTGCCACATGCTCTTCTATCTCTCGCTGTGCGCGCGGGCCGGGATCGCGGTGCTGGAGTACTCCGACGCGGCGCAGGGCACGATGCAGGAGCGGGCGGCCGGCGGGGGACAGTTCACCGGGATCACCTTGCGCCCGCGCGTGACCGTGGCCGCCGGAACCGATCTCGAGACGGCGGAGGCGCTGCACGTCCGCGCGAACGAACTGTGCTTCATCGCGAACTCGTGCAATTTCCCGATCCGGCATCACTCCGAAGTGCGAGTGGCATGA
- a CDS encoding patatin-like phospholipase family protein translates to MNAGRRLRPDLPFSHPAVLLSGGGALGAYQVGVLKVLRRLGLKPAIVSGVSVGAMNAVAWVAQGLSTDQLERTWLHMGPSSMGFRWTTLIMRVAGLFLAALACMEVVLTLFGSPNTGLARVIFRRDSLPATHSWVLDSLAWMIVGAAGMAGALLASRAELGMANASAAGDPERWQRWFGRALALAVAVHLLTWALAWPWPHRFSATVLVVAGAAWWANRQGSSGHWIRRLLAGLLPESGGRGLWRGLSRRRVLESLIAEGDRDRLVSSDVRLLMTAVAVDTGRMCHFINWEPPNDVFRESIHAALGELMVLRGPEEVVEAAAASSAIPIVFQPGRVRGREFVDAGMLSSQVVRATVAAGADALLVVVMSPAVCPHPVNGEMHLLELGARLIELGTWRDLRSELGGLPAPWTREGRPARVCLVEPDSRLPGGFMRVEPHESAELRRRGEEDAWRALEGAGWLCDEDA, encoded by the coding sequence ATGAATGCCGGCCGCCGCTTGCGACCCGACCTGCCGTTCTCGCACCCCGCCGTCCTTCTCTCGGGCGGCGGCGCCCTGGGCGCGTACCAGGTGGGCGTCCTGAAAGTCCTGCGGCGGCTGGGACTCAAGCCGGCCATCGTCAGCGGCGTCTCGGTGGGGGCCATGAACGCGGTGGCGTGGGTGGCGCAGGGCCTTTCGACCGACCAGCTCGAGCGCACCTGGCTCCACATGGGCCCCTCCAGCATGGGCTTCCGCTGGACCACCCTGATCATGCGCGTCGCGGGGCTGTTCCTGGCCGCCCTGGCGTGCATGGAAGTGGTGCTCACCCTGTTCGGCTCGCCCAACACCGGGCTGGCCCGCGTGATCTTCCGCCGCGATTCCCTTCCTGCCACGCACTCGTGGGTCCTCGATTCCCTGGCCTGGATGATCGTGGGCGCGGCCGGCATGGCCGGAGCCCTGCTGGCGTCGCGCGCCGAGCTGGGGATGGCGAACGCCTCCGCCGCGGGCGATCCGGAGCGCTGGCAGCGCTGGTTCGGCCGCGCGCTGGCCCTGGCGGTGGCGGTCCACCTGCTCACGTGGGCGCTTGCGTGGCCGTGGCCGCACCGGTTCAGTGCCACCGTGCTGGTGGTGGCCGGGGCCGCCTGGTGGGCCAACCGCCAGGGCAGCTCGGGCCACTGGATCCGCAGGCTGCTCGCCGGGCTGCTTCCGGAGAGCGGCGGCCGCGGTCTGTGGCGCGGCCTCTCGCGCCGCCGGGTGCTGGAGAGCCTGATCGCGGAAGGCGACCGCGACCGCCTGGTGTCTTCGGACGTGCGCCTGCTGATGACCGCGGTGGCCGTGGACACCGGCCGGATGTGCCATTTCATCAACTGGGAGCCCCCGAACGACGTCTTCCGCGAATCCATCCACGCCGCACTCGGCGAGCTGATGGTGCTGCGCGGGCCCGAGGAAGTGGTGGAGGCGGCCGCGGCGTCCTCGGCCATTCCCATCGTGTTCCAGCCGGGCCGGGTGCGCGGGCGCGAGTTCGTGGACGCCGGCATGCTCTCCAGCCAGGTGGTGCGGGCCACGGTGGCCGCCGGCGCGGACGCGCTGCTGGTGGTGGTGATGTCGCCCGCCGTGTGTCCGCATCCGGTGAACGGGGAGATGCACCTGCTGGAGCTGGGCGCGCGCCTGATCGAGCTGGGCACCTGGCGCGACCTGCGCAGCGAGCTGGGCGGCCTGCCGGCGCCGTGGACCCGCGAGGGCCGGCCGGCACGGGTGTGCCTGGTCGAGCCGGATTCCCGGCTTCCGGGTGGGTTCATGCGGGTCGAGCCGCACGAGTCCGCGGAGCTGCGGCGGCGCGGGGAGGAGGATGCGTGGAGGGCGCTGGAGGGCGCGGGGTGGTTGTGCGATGAAGACGCCTAG
- a CDS encoding helix-turn-helix transcriptional regulator, which produces MYVTGGADVSTDLFENLRLELRRGCLVVAVLSCLRAERYGYALRKALADHGMAIEENTLYPLLRRLESQGLLLSEWREEDKRNKRFYRVSPDGQQILALLAVEWRSLNASLDRIL; this is translated from the coding sequence ATGTATGTCACAGGGGGTGCTGATGTGAGTACGGACCTTTTCGAAAACCTGCGCCTGGAACTCCGCCGGGGCTGTCTCGTGGTTGCAGTGCTATCTTGCTTGCGCGCAGAGCGTTACGGGTATGCCCTGCGCAAGGCGCTGGCCGACCACGGGATGGCCATCGAGGAGAACACCCTCTACCCGCTGCTCCGCCGGCTGGAGTCCCAGGGGCTCCTGCTCAGCGAGTGGCGGGAGGAGGACAAGCGGAATAAGCGATTCTACCGCGTCTCCCCGGACGGGCAGCAGATCCTGGCCCTCCTGGCGGTGGAGTGGCGGAGCCTGAACGCATCCCTGGACCGGATCCTGTAG
- a CDS encoding phosphatase PAP2 family protein: MISVPPDLFPAWDDSLFVLLNNRAHAPWLDAVMRGLTDTSSFRPLMYGLALLPVLLLRGRARVTWLVAWISVALGDLCVHHVLKPWLHRPRPLDAGLPVRALTALRHTFGFPSAHAANFAALAGAFAARRSRLAVPAAALALIVGYSRVYVGVHRPLDVLGGWMVGALVGVAVAAAWTTCVGVLERRR, encoded by the coding sequence ATGATCTCCGTGCCGCCGGACCTGTTTCCCGCCTGGGACGACTCGCTCTTCGTGCTGCTGAACAACCGCGCGCATGCTCCGTGGCTGGACGCCGTCATGCGCGGGCTCACCGACACCTCGAGCTTCCGGCCGCTGATGTACGGCCTGGCGCTGCTTCCAGTGCTGCTGCTCCGCGGGCGCGCGCGCGTGACCTGGCTTGTGGCGTGGATCTCCGTGGCGCTGGGCGACCTGTGCGTCCACCACGTGCTCAAGCCCTGGCTGCACCGGCCGCGTCCGCTGGATGCGGGCCTGCCGGTGCGGGCGCTCACCGCGCTGCGCCATACGTTCGGGTTTCCCTCCGCGCACGCCGCCAACTTCGCCGCGCTGGCCGGTGCGTTCGCGGCCCGGCGCTCGCGCCTTGCGGTTCCGGCCGCGGCGCTGGCGCTGATCGTGGGCTATTCGCGCGTGTATGTCGGGGTGCACCGGCCGCTGGACGTGCTCGGCGGGTGGATGGTCGGGGCCCTGGTGGGTGTGGCGGTGGCGGCCGCGTGGACTACGTGCGTGGGCGTCCTGGAGCGCCGTCGTTGA
- the secG gene encoding preprotein translocase subunit SecG: MYVLILLVHILVCFGLMVSILLQSGKGGSLAGAFGAGGGSQTLFGSRGASTFLTRATQYLGITFFVTSVVLALLSRGAAVQPKSLIKQDTQRRGRPAATAPAPARQAPTQAPATPAPVTPAPTGK; this comes from the coding sequence ATGTACGTCCTGATCCTGTTGGTCCACATCCTGGTGTGCTTCGGCCTGATGGTGTCCATCCTGCTCCAGTCGGGCAAGGGTGGCAGCCTGGCCGGCGCCTTCGGCGCAGGCGGCGGCAGCCAGACGCTTTTCGGCAGCCGTGGCGCCTCCACGTTCCTCACCCGGGCGACGCAGTACCTGGGGATCACGTTCTTCGTGACGTCGGTCGTGCTGGCGCTGCTCTCGCGCGGCGCGGCGGTCCAGCCGAAGAGCCTGATCAAGCAGGATACCCAGCGCCGCGGCCGTCCCGCCGCGACGGCCCCCGCGCCCGCGCGCCAGGCCCCGACGCAGGCGCCCGCGACTCCCGCGCCCGTCACGCCCGCGCCGACGGGCAAGTAG
- a CDS encoding triose-phosphate isomerase, which translates to MRAPLIAGNWKMHHGPRAAESFVRAFLEGFHAVPPAVEVLLVPPFASLAAVHTGLLGRPVAVGAQLCHWETRGAFTGEVSTEMLAECGCAYVLVAHSERRQFFGETDETARKRVVAAKRAGLKPILCVGEMLAERDGGQTEAVLERQLDGALLGLDAGELEGLVIAYEPVWAIGTGRTATTGQAQETHKFIRGWLKARFDARFAEATRIQYGGSVKPDNARALLGQPDVDGALVGGASLDAASFLAIAAAAG; encoded by the coding sequence ATGCGCGCCCCGCTGATTGCAGGCAACTGGAAGATGCATCACGGCCCGCGCGCGGCCGAGAGCTTCGTGCGCGCCTTCCTGGAGGGCTTCCACGCCGTGCCCCCCGCCGTGGAGGTGCTGCTGGTGCCGCCGTTCGCCTCGCTGGCGGCAGTGCACACCGGGCTGCTGGGGCGCCCCGTGGCGGTGGGCGCCCAGCTGTGCCACTGGGAGACCCGGGGCGCGTTCACCGGCGAGGTGTCCACCGAGATGCTGGCCGAATGCGGCTGCGCCTACGTGCTGGTGGCGCACAGCGAGCGGCGGCAGTTCTTCGGCGAGACCGACGAGACCGCGCGGAAGCGCGTGGTGGCTGCGAAGCGCGCGGGCCTCAAGCCCATCCTGTGCGTGGGCGAGATGCTGGCCGAGCGCGACGGCGGGCAGACCGAGGCGGTGCTGGAGCGCCAGCTCGACGGCGCGCTGCTGGGTCTGGATGCCGGCGAGCTGGAGGGCCTGGTGATCGCCTACGAGCCGGTGTGGGCCATCGGCACCGGCCGCACCGCCACCACAGGGCAGGCGCAGGAGACCCACAAGTTCATCCGCGGCTGGCTCAAGGCCCGCTTCGACGCCCGTTTTGCCGAGGCCACCCGGATCCAGTACGGCGGCAGCGTGAAGCCGGACAACGCCCGGGCCCTGTTGGGCCAGCCTGACGTTGACGGCGCGCTGGTGGGTGGCGCGAGCCTGGACGCGGCATCGTTCCTGGCCATCGCGGCGGCCGCAGGGTAG
- a CDS encoding phosphoglycerate kinase, with amino-acid sequence MNKLGVRDLDVKGRRVLVRVDFNVPLDGARVTDDTRLVASLPTIRYLIEKGARVILMSHLGRPKGAPNPKYGMAPVAARLGELLRMPVKLAPDCVGDATRALALALADGQVLLLENLRFHAEEEANDAAFATRLAELGEVYVNDAFGSAHRAHASTEAVAKLLPQAASGFLMQKELDYLGRALAEPKRPFVAVLGGSKISGKIDVIENLMGKVDSLLVGGAMMFTFYKARGMETGRSLVEADRVEMAAKILAAAKSRGVDLVLPTDVLVGSSAEKSDGSEKAVAADQIPAEGVGLDIGPDSAQEYARRIQGARTVVWNGPMGVFEVPEFSHGTLAVAQAMAEATAKGATTVVGGGDSAAAVNQLGLEARMSHVSTGGGASLEFLEGKALPGVAALTDKS; translated from the coding sequence GTGAACAAGCTCGGCGTCCGCGACCTGGACGTGAAGGGCCGGCGCGTGCTGGTCCGGGTGGACTTCAACGTGCCCCTGGACGGCGCCCGGGTGACCGACGACACGCGGCTGGTGGCGTCGCTGCCCACCATCCGCTACCTCATCGAGAAGGGCGCCCGGGTGATCCTGATGTCCCACCTGGGACGGCCCAAGGGCGCGCCCAACCCCAAGTACGGCATGGCTCCCGTGGCCGCGCGCCTGGGCGAGCTGCTGCGCATGCCGGTGAAGCTGGCGCCCGATTGCGTCGGCGACGCCACCCGCGCCCTGGCCCTGGCCCTGGCAGACGGCCAGGTGCTGCTGCTGGAGAACCTGCGCTTCCACGCCGAGGAGGAGGCCAACGACGCAGCCTTCGCGACGCGGCTCGCCGAACTGGGCGAGGTGTACGTGAACGACGCGTTCGGCAGCGCGCACCGCGCGCACGCCTCCACCGAGGCGGTGGCGAAGCTGCTGCCGCAGGCCGCTTCCGGCTTCCTTATGCAGAAGGAGCTGGACTACCTCGGCCGCGCGCTGGCCGAGCCGAAGCGGCCGTTCGTGGCGGTGCTGGGCGGCTCCAAGATCTCCGGGAAGATCGACGTCATCGAGAACCTGATGGGCAAGGTGGACTCCCTGCTGGTCGGGGGCGCGATGATGTTCACGTTCTACAAGGCCCGCGGAATGGAGACCGGCCGGAGCCTGGTGGAGGCCGACCGCGTGGAGATGGCGGCGAAGATCCTCGCGGCGGCGAAGTCGCGCGGCGTGGACCTGGTGCTGCCCACCGACGTGCTGGTGGGCTCCTCCGCGGAGAAGTCCGACGGCAGCGAGAAGGCCGTCGCGGCCGACCAGATCCCCGCGGAGGGCGTGGGCCTGGACATCGGCCCGGACAGCGCCCAGGAGTATGCCCGTCGCATCCAGGGAGCCAGGACCGTGGTGTGGAACGGGCCCATGGGGGTGTTCGAGGTGCCGGAGTTCTCGCATGGCACCCTGGCGGTGGCGCAGGCCATGGCCGAGGCCACCGCGAAGGGCGCGACCACCGTGGTGGGCGGGGGCGACTCCGCGGCCGCGGTGAACCAGCTGGGGCTGGAGGCGCGCATGTCGCACGTCTCCACCGGCGGGGGCGCCTCGCTCGAGTTCCTCGAAGGCAAGGCCCTGCCCGGCGTGGCCGCGCTCACGGACAAGTCCTAA
- the gap gene encoding type I glyceraldehyde-3-phosphate dehydrogenase, which produces MAVKVGINGFGRIGRLLLRAGLQDKNLDFVAVNDLTDAKTLAHLFKYDSVHGPLGRDVQVDGTDIVVDGRRIKTFMEKDPTKLPWKDLGVDVAVESTGRFSDREKAAVHLAAGARKVLVSAPSKGADLTFVFGVNDKLYDKNKHTVVSIGSCTTNCLAPVARVLHDTCGIVRGMMTTVHAYTNDQVTQDGPHKDLRRARAASESMVPTSTGAAKAIGLVIPDLDGKFSGVAVRVPVIDGSLVDLTVEVSRPTDKEKINAAMKAAAEGPMKGILQYTEDPIVSVDIIGNPHSSIFDAQLTNVMGGNLVKLFSWYDNEWGFSCRMVDALKLIGA; this is translated from the coding sequence ATGGCAGTGAAGGTTGGAATCAACGGTTTCGGCCGGATCGGTCGCCTGCTGCTGCGCGCCGGGCTCCAGGACAAGAACCTCGACTTCGTGGCCGTGAACGACCTCACCGACGCGAAGACGCTGGCGCACCTGTTCAAGTACGACAGCGTGCACGGCCCGCTGGGCCGCGACGTGCAGGTGGACGGCACCGACATCGTGGTGGACGGCCGCCGCATCAAGACGTTCATGGAGAAGGACCCCACCAAGCTGCCCTGGAAGGACCTCGGAGTGGACGTGGCGGTGGAGAGCACCGGCCGCTTCTCCGACCGGGAGAAGGCCGCGGTGCACCTGGCCGCCGGCGCGCGGAAGGTGCTGGTGTCCGCCCCCTCGAAGGGCGCCGACCTGACCTTCGTGTTCGGCGTGAACGACAAACTCTACGACAAGAACAAGCACACCGTGGTCTCCATCGGCTCGTGCACCACCAACTGCCTGGCGCCGGTGGCCCGGGTGCTGCACGACACCTGCGGCATCGTGCGCGGCATGATGACCACGGTGCACGCCTACACCAACGACCAGGTGACCCAGGACGGCCCGCACAAGGACCTTCGGCGCGCCCGCGCAGCCAGCGAGTCCATGGTGCCCACCTCCACCGGCGCGGCCAAGGCCATCGGCCTGGTGATCCCGGATCTGGACGGCAAGTTCAGCGGCGTGGCGGTGCGCGTGCCGGTGATTGACGGTTCCCTGGTGGACCTGACGGTGGAAGTCTCGAGGCCCACCGACAAGGAGAAGATCAACGCCGCCATGAAGGCCGCGGCCGAGGGCCCGATGAAGGGCATCCTCCAGTACACCGAGGACCCCATCGTGTCCGTGGACATCATCGGAAACCCGCACTCGTCCATCTTCGACGCGCAGCTCACCAACGTGATGGGCGGCAACCTGGTGAAGCTGTTCTCGTGGTACGACAACGAGTGGGGCTTCAGCTGCCGCATGGTGGACGCGCTCAAGCTGATCGGAGCCTGA